In the genome of Desulfofarcimen acetoxidans DSM 771, one region contains:
- a CDS encoding type II TA system antitoxin MqsA family protein, with translation MDTKSYCYYCDENVSFIIQEKIITENIKGIEFDYVANIAYCKECGEAIYIAELDDENVKRANKKYRQLHDIIQVNEIEEFLNKYNIGQKPLAKLLGWGETTITRYLQGLTPSREYSDRLRELLNDPVKMRELYEKNKGRISDVACKKLELCLNEILEPASFVASDKNASNTLNVSKFFITKIYPEAGEVITHLKLQKMVYYVQSWYLAFFQSPFFHEDCEAWVHGPVFPGLYDIYKDFGNKPITKLTRFNENIFNNDQKFILNMVWQVYGKYDAKYLEKLTHIEYPWKKVRESYKKDERSSEVIVKEDIKDYYTHIKIKHNINSIEDLNKYVSNITILD, from the coding sequence ATGGATACTAAGAGTTACTGTTATTACTGTGATGAAAATGTATCTTTTATAATCCAAGAAAAAATAATAACTGAGAACATAAAAGGAATAGAATTTGATTATGTTGCTAATATCGCGTATTGTAAAGAATGCGGGGAAGCTATATATATTGCTGAATTAGATGACGAAAATGTTAAAAGAGCTAATAAGAAATATAGGCAATTGCATGACATAATTCAAGTTAACGAAATTGAGGAATTTCTTAATAAGTATAATATTGGTCAAAAGCCTTTAGCAAAACTTTTAGGGTGGGGAGAAACCACGATAACGAGATATTTACAAGGACTGACTCCCTCAAGGGAATATAGTGATAGGTTAAGAGAATTATTAAACGACCCGGTTAAAATGAGAGAACTTTATGAAAAGAACAAAGGTAGAATTAGTGACGTAGCATGTAAAAAATTAGAGTTGTGCCTTAATGAAATTCTGGAACCTGCTTCTTTTGTAGCAAGCGACAAGAATGCATCTAATACTTTAAACGTGTCAAAATTTTTTATTACTAAAATATACCCTGAAGCAGGGGAAGTTATTACCCATCTTAAACTACAAAAGATGGTTTATTATGTTCAATCCTGGTATCTTGCATTTTTCCAAAGTCCGTTTTTTCATGAAGACTGTGAAGCATGGGTTCATGGGCCGGTATTCCCTGGTTTATATGACATATATAAAGATTTTGGTAATAAGCCTATAACAAAGCTAACAAGATTTAACGAAAATATTTTCAACAACGATCAAAAATTTATATTAAATATGGTTTGGCAAGTTTATGGAAAATATGACGCTAAATATCTTGAAAAACTAACACATATTGAATATCCATGGAAAAAAGTTAGAGAGAGTTACAAGAAAGATGAAAGAAGTAGCGAGGTAATAGTTAAAGAAGACATAAAAGACTACTATACTCATATTAAAATCAAACACAATATAAATTCTATCGAAGATTTAAATAAATATGTTTCTAATATTACAATCTTGGATTAA
- a CDS encoding PqqD family protein, protein MKIKSDYVMREVAGTYVVVPTGKTSIDFSGMISLNGTGAFLWKQLAEDKSEQDLLSAMLEEYETEKATARADISEFLKKLKEADLLE, encoded by the coding sequence ATGAAGATAAAATCCGATTATGTCATGCGTGAGGTTGCCGGAACCTATGTGGTGGTGCCCACAGGCAAGACGTCCATAGATTTTTCCGGTATGATCAGCCTAAACGGCACCGGTGCGTTTTTATGGAAACAGCTTGCAGAAGATAAAAGTGAGCAGGATCTGCTTTCCGCGATGCTGGAGGAATATGAAACGGAGAAAGCTACCGCCAGAGCCGATATATCCGAATTCCTCAAGAAGTTAAAGGAAGCTGATCTCCTTGAATAA
- a CDS encoding nucleotidyltransferase domain-containing protein, translating to MQSIQLESYYLIHLLSALLKDTQPQNPPYKLDWEKLYKFAAWHGVSNMACYGLNRLTCDNQPPQDILEKFENDRKKAVAREATQHIAVEQILEAFEEKGIVSMPLKGCLLKYLYPRPDMRMMADIDIYFKTEQAEKVKEIMPEHGYTAKHQGGNHDVYYRKPYMNIEMHHRLISEDSPYSDYLKKTWDRVLLKSGCRHTYELSHEDFFIYLVIHLTKHYANGGTGIRSFLDIWVYKERYKAEMDWDYIQAELNEINFLEFAENIFGLCEVWFGNAGSNVLYDGMTEYVSCSGVYGIRKHAVVSSMGIKSGKQHSVRMAKWLYSLKLFFPPFDTMKIQYPFLERVPKLLPVCWVLRGLRCIVFKRGYTLQMINNIHNLSEQDMRKIGRLHEKAGLLKQ from the coding sequence ATGCAGTCCATACAGCTTGAAAGCTATTATTTAATTCACCTGCTGTCCGCGTTATTAAAGGATACACAGCCACAAAATCCACCGTATAAGCTGGATTGGGAAAAACTATATAAGTTTGCGGCCTGGCATGGCGTATCGAATATGGCTTGCTATGGCCTCAACAGGCTGACTTGTGACAATCAGCCACCCCAGGACATTCTGGAGAAATTTGAAAACGACCGCAAAAAGGCCGTAGCAAGAGAAGCCACCCAGCATATAGCTGTTGAACAGATTTTAGAAGCCTTTGAAGAAAAGGGAATTGTCAGTATGCCCCTGAAAGGCTGTCTGCTTAAATATCTGTATCCGCGTCCCGACATGCGCATGATGGCCGATATCGATATTTACTTCAAAACAGAACAGGCAGAAAAAGTAAAGGAAATCATGCCGGAGCACGGCTATACTGCCAAGCACCAGGGCGGAAACCATGATGTATACTATCGGAAGCCCTACATGAATATAGAAATGCACCACAGGCTTATTTCAGAAGATAGTCCCTACAGCGATTATCTGAAAAAAACCTGGGACAGGGTCCTCTTGAAATCAGGCTGCCGGCATACCTATGAGCTTTCTCACGAGGACTTTTTCATCTATTTGGTCATTCACCTCACCAAGCATTATGCCAACGGCGGGACCGGTATCCGTTCTTTTCTGGACATATGGGTGTACAAAGAGCGTTACAAAGCTGAAATGGATTGGGACTACATACAGGCGGAGTTAAATGAAATCAACTTTCTGGAATTTGCGGAAAACATCTTCGGCCTTTGTGAAGTATGGTTTGGGAATGCCGGGAGCAATGTGTTGTACGATGGAATGACGGAGTATGTTTCTTGCAGCGGCGTTTATGGCATAAGAAAACACGCTGTCGTATCCTCTATGGGCATCAAGTCAGGTAAACAGCATTCGGTCAGGATGGCAAAATGGCTGTACAGCTTGAAGCTGTTTTTTCCGCCCTTTGACACCATGAAAATCCAATACCCGTTCCTTGAAAGGGTGCCTAAACTACTTCCGGTCTGCTGGGTGCTGCGGGGCCTCCGGTGTATCGTATTCAAACGCGGGTATACGCTGCAAATGATAAATAATATCCACAACCTGTCGGAACAAGACATGAGAAAAATAGGACGGCTGCATGAGAAGGCAGGGCTTTTGAAGCAATGA
- a CDS encoding RHS repeat-associated core domain-containing protein — protein MQEISDPANRTVVFTYNDNGNLSTVQDVYGGITQYNYDAHGLTDIIDTESNHIIQNTYDSISRVISQTDAKGNQTQFAYDPEAQQTTVTDPLGNSVTINYDEKYRIAAMNYPDNISESFTYDENNCRTSVTDKNGHKITYTYDNMGNMLTKTQPVPFNYTTAFVYDSLNNPVQVTDAAGYVTDYTYDERGNLLSVSKAVYGGTVITSFSYDQFGQAINITDPNDNSTSVTYDVYGNRTSVTGPLGNTTTYTYDIIGRKITKTGPRGNEPDANPELHCYSYTYDQAGNVLTVTDPLGNVTTNTYDANNNLISTTDPNGNTTTFTYNENSKLVTETDPHGNTTTYQYDTNGNLSSITDANGHITSYQYDALDRFVSTMYPDGNTENLTLDGNGNVLARTNSKGNTTNYQYDELNRLIKITDPAGGSIAMQYDPLGNQTGVTDQRGNTTTYTYDQASKLLSVTDSLDNTTSYTYDPVGNRLTETNPKGATWIYTYDAANRPVKTTGPLGHDSSVQYDSAGNVITSTNTNEASTSFSYDALNRLLSVTDTLDNTTDYTYDGNHNLTGVTDANEHTTNYTFDSMNRLVAITNPLGQTTNYSYDPVGNRVTRTKPDGNSINYSYDSNNRLVEITYPDSNQVSFNYDANGNRTAMTDPKGTTVYSYDNLDRLTSVTRAVYSIDYNYDLAGNITGITYPDGLNISYTYNRLNQLQSVSDIVYTATFTYDELGNIIGEELPNGITVSYQYDDNGRLTSLQHVNGDTVLTGVEYTLDNVGNRLSVTDENGQTTSYTYDNLNQLTKVKYLDDNPVTYTYDPVGNRLSAGGVNYTYDSVNRLIQKGGIPYGYNANGNLVSVGESVYYDYDYEDRLVRFNDGNNTYRYTYDGDGNRLTQTVSGVVYGSYSYIYDINAGLPLLLVEKDSEGNTNNYLYANGLYGRTGPEGRLFHHADGLGSVSVVSDVYGEELNRYTYDPFGNPLTVNETVDNMFRFTGEPYDPSGLVFLRARYYDPSTGRFLTQDIYSGELNTPLSQNLYIYCSNNPVVYIDPSGNIKICQLDDLGKGLWDSGGEAVRELMSSPGALWELSKAIYRNELSKEDLILALGSAGADIAGTINYVWKHSDSVWVGNPSDKEVYEYGRNLGDVLQIAAGSGAALKAISKVAPKAAGALGKGTSKSILKEASQSAFKAADNVSDFSVSNKHLMDAGGRWQKFATTDKGQVNTWVQEGLRSGNAQFLPNNQEASYKIITDLGKTIGTKGETKIQVIIGADGKIWTAYPVK, from the coding sequence TTGCAAGAAATTAGCGACCCGGCCAACCGGACCGTGGTTTTTACCTATAATGATAATGGTAACTTATCCACAGTCCAGGATGTTTATGGAGGCATTACCCAGTATAATTACGATGCCCACGGTCTGACAGACATTATTGATACCGAAAGTAATCACATTATCCAGAATACTTATGACAGCATCAGCCGGGTAATAAGCCAAACAGACGCTAAAGGAAATCAAACCCAATTCGCATATGACCCAGAAGCTCAACAAACAACAGTGACCGACCCACTGGGTAATTCAGTAACTATTAATTATGATGAAAAATACCGCATTGCCGCAATGAATTATCCTGATAATATTTCTGAGTCCTTCACCTATGACGAAAACAACTGTCGCACATCAGTAACTGATAAAAACGGACATAAAATCACGTATACTTATGATAACATGGGTAACATGCTGACCAAAACTCAACCGGTGCCATTTAACTATACCACTGCATTTGTGTACGATAGCCTTAACAACCCCGTTCAGGTTACTGACGCCGCCGGTTATGTTACCGATTACACATACGATGAAAGGGGTAATTTACTTTCTGTCAGCAAGGCAGTATATGGTGGAACAGTCATAACCTCGTTTTCATATGACCAGTTTGGACAGGCTATCAATATTACTGACCCAAATGACAATAGCACTTCGGTGACATACGACGTGTACGGCAACCGCACCTCGGTTACCGGCCCGCTGGGCAACACCACCACCTATACTTACGACATAATTGGGCGCAAGATAACAAAGACTGGCCCTAGGGGCAACGAGCCGGACGCAAACCCGGAATTGCATTGCTATAGCTATACCTATGACCAGGCAGGCAATGTTCTTACGGTAACTGACCCATTAGGCAATGTAACAACCAACACTTACGACGCTAACAACAACCTGATCAGCACCACTGACCCAAATGGTAACACAACTACATTTACTTATAATGAGAACAGCAAGCTGGTCACTGAGACAGACCCGCATGGCAATACAACCACATATCAATATGACACCAACGGTAACTTGAGCTCAATAACCGATGCCAATGGACATATCACCAGTTACCAGTATGACGCTCTTGACCGGTTTGTATCTACTATGTACCCGGATGGCAATACAGAAAATCTCACTTTGGACGGAAACGGTAATGTACTTGCCAGAACAAATAGCAAGGGCAACACCACCAATTACCAGTACGATGAACTTAACCGCCTGATCAAGATAACTGACCCGGCAGGCGGCAGCATCGCCATGCAATACGACCCCCTGGGCAACCAAACCGGTGTCACCGACCAGCGCGGCAACACCACGACATATACCTATGACCAGGCATCCAAACTGCTTTCTGTTACTGACTCGTTAGACAACACCACCAGCTACACATATGATCCGGTGGGCAACCGGTTGACTGAAACAAACCCGAAAGGAGCTACCTGGATCTATACCTATGACGCAGCAAACCGCCCAGTAAAAACAACCGGCCCGTTGGGCCATGATAGTAGTGTACAATACGATAGTGCCGGCAACGTTATCACCAGCACCAATACCAACGAAGCCAGCACATCATTTTCATATGACGCCCTTAACAGATTGTTATCAGTCACTGACACCCTGGATAACACCACGGATTACACGTACGATGGAAATCACAACCTGACTGGGGTTACCGACGCCAACGAACACACAACAAACTACACATTCGACAGTATGAACCGCCTGGTGGCTATAACAAACCCCTTGGGCCAAACCACAAATTACTCATACGACCCGGTGGGCAACCGCGTTACCAGAACCAAGCCGGACGGTAACAGCATTAACTATAGTTATGACAGCAATAACCGATTGGTTGAAATTACCTATCCCGATTCCAATCAAGTCAGCTTCAACTATGACGCAAACGGTAATCGGACAGCAATGACCGATCCTAAAGGAACCACCGTTTACAGCTATGATAACCTTGACCGGTTGACCTCGGTAACAAGGGCCGTCTATTCCATTGATTATAATTACGATTTGGCTGGTAACATCACGGGTATAACCTACCCTGATGGGTTAAATATAAGTTACACGTATAACCGGCTTAACCAACTGCAATCAGTATCAGACATCGTGTATACCGCCACATTTACCTACGACGAACTGGGTAATATAATTGGGGAAGAGCTGCCCAACGGTATTACAGTAAGCTATCAATATGACGATAACGGCAGGCTTACTTCACTGCAACATGTTAATGGCGATACCGTTCTGACTGGCGTGGAATACACCCTGGACAACGTAGGCAACAGGTTAAGCGTTACTGACGAAAACGGTCAGACAACCAGTTATACTTACGACAATCTGAATCAACTGACTAAAGTAAAATACCTGGATGATAACCCGGTCACCTATACCTACGACCCAGTGGGCAACCGACTCAGCGCCGGTGGCGTAAACTACACCTATGACAGTGTCAATCGGCTGATACAAAAGGGTGGCATTCCTTACGGCTACAACGCCAACGGGAACCTCGTATCGGTTGGTGAATCGGTATACTATGATTATGACTACGAAGACCGGTTGGTACGCTTTAATGACGGTAATAACACATACCGATACACCTATGACGGTGACGGCAATCGCTTGACTCAAACGGTCAGCGGAGTGGTTTATGGAAGTTACAGTTATATTTATGACATCAATGCAGGACTTCCGCTCCTATTGGTAGAAAAAGACAGTGAAGGCAACACCAACAACTATCTTTACGCTAACGGTCTATACGGTCGCACTGGCCCTGAAGGAAGGTTATTCCATCACGCGGACGGTTTGGGTAGCGTATCAGTGGTAAGCGATGTTTACGGCGAGGAGCTCAACCGTTACACTTATGACCCGTTCGGTAATCCCTTAACGGTTAATGAAACCGTTGACAACATGTTCCGCTTCACCGGTGAACCGTATGACCCGAGCGGATTAGTATTCCTGAGAGCGCGGTACTATGACCCGTCCACGGGCAGGTTTCTCACCCAGGACATCTACTCCGGTGAGCTAAACACCCCGCTGTCGCAGAACCTTTATATTTATTGTAGTAATAACCCGGTAGTTTATATAGATCCGTCTGGGAATATCAAAATCTGCCAATTGGATGATTTAGGGAAAGGTTTGTGGGACTCCGGAGGTGAAGCCGTAAGAGAACTTATGTCTTCACCAGGCGCATTATGGGAACTGTCAAAAGCAATTTATCGTAATGAACTGTCAAAGGAGGATTTAATCCTAGCTTTGGGAAGTGCCGGAGCTGATATAGCCGGAACAATTAACTATGTATGGAAACATTCAGATAGCGTCTGGGTTGGGAACCCATCCGACAAAGAAGTTTACGAGTACGGCAGAAACTTGGGGGATGTACTACAAATAGCCGCCGGCAGCGGTGCCGCGTTAAAAGCAATTTCTAAAGTAGCGCCGAAGGCGGCGGGTGCCCTTGGAAAGGGAACGAGTAAGAGTATTTTAAAAGAAGCTTCTCAATCTGCTTTTAAAGCGGCAGACAATGTTTCTGATTTTTCAGTTTCAAATAAGCACTTAATGGACGCAGGGGGAAGGTGGCAAAAGTTTGCTACCACAGATAAGGGCCAAGTGAATACTTGGGTGCAAGAAGGCTTACGCTCAGGAAATGCCCAATTTTTACCTAACAATCAAGAAGCATCATATAAGATTATAACTGATTTAGGCAAGACTATTGGAACAAAGGGAGAAACAAAAATTCAAGTTATTATAGGAGCTGATGGGAAGATATGGACTGCATACCCAGTAAAATAG
- a CDS encoding IS630 family transposase — protein sequence MDASHIRDYQGLQRAWFPKGEQKKIKTYGHHAKVTLYGALNYYTGKVFCVNYDKINAEKFKDFLKKLVSHFLKDDISKIYIVLDNARVHHAKLLKDFLDEHKDHLFLKFLPPYSPNLNCIEELWKWLKNTAIYNRFHKNASEIQKSVDSFLEEIKCCSEDVKKRLCV from the coding sequence GTGGATGCATCTCACATTAGGGACTATCAAGGTTTACAACGAGCATGGTTCCCAAAAGGTGAGCAAAAAAAGATTAAGACCTATGGACACCATGCAAAAGTTACATTATACGGTGCTTTAAACTACTATACGGGTAAAGTTTTTTGTGTAAATTATGACAAAATCAATGCAGAAAAATTCAAAGATTTTCTTAAAAAATTGGTATCACATTTTTTAAAAGATGACATTTCTAAAATTTACATTGTTCTTGATAATGCAAGAGTTCATCATGCAAAATTACTTAAAGACTTTTTAGACGAGCATAAGGATCATCTGTTTTTGAAATTTCTTCCACCCTACTCACCCAATCTGAATTGCATAGAAGAGTTATGGAAATGGTTAAAAAATACAGCTATTTATAATCGCTTTCATAAAAATGCTTCAGAAATTCAAAAATCTGTTGACTCGTTTTTAGAGGAAATCAAATGCTGTTCGGAAGATGTGAAAAAGAGACTTTGCGTTTAA
- a CDS encoding IS630 family transposase yields MRKLHLNNPQNLTIEDLNKIKRETPYKLRCRVQAVILVMKGRQAKQIAEYLDISEQTIRKYVAYFNEGGVEKLLHVSKKPGRPPRLTNEQKEEVKEVLKKSPSEVGFSTHTTWNCKTLAAYIHDTYGIKYTSDGVWRMLLKMDFRYNRPTYVLAKADPEKQKAFQDELEELKKSH; encoded by the coding sequence ATGAGGAAATTGCATTTAAACAATCCACAAAATTTAACCATTGAGGATTTGAATAAGATAAAAAGAGAAACACCATATAAACTAAGATGCAGAGTTCAAGCTGTCATTCTTGTCATGAAAGGGAGACAAGCAAAGCAGATTGCCGAATATCTTGATATAAGTGAACAAACCATAAGAAAATACGTTGCTTACTTTAATGAAGGTGGAGTTGAAAAACTGCTTCATGTATCAAAAAAACCGGGAAGACCGCCAAGGCTAACCAATGAACAAAAAGAAGAGGTCAAAGAGGTACTGAAAAAATCACCATCAGAGGTTGGTTTTAGTACCCATACTACTTGGAATTGTAAAACCCTCGCTGCTTACATTCATGATACATACGGCATTAAATATACATCAGATGGTGTTTGGCGCATGCTTCTTAAGATGGATTTTCGTTATAATCGTCCCACTTATGTATTAGCCAAAGCTGATCCGGAAAAGCAAAAAGCTTTTCAAGATGAGCTGGAAGAGTTAAAAAAATCTCACTGA
- a CDS encoding protease complex subunit PrcB family protein yields MIKIKAAITILVQFFLISAIITGFPGKPQEIWATEQNQPANEAGQAAGQSLPELKERLWKATDRQEIKNIVAIFNAIPGPDAQAAHILLDYLKDDLRVEAGNIVDALVKLMTEEQISQLAKEIGTYSPANSYRYLVSVLAVRISNPNDLTNAMLSLQDEYVSEVYLQLMTQTWPKIFTDPATGVQWLDDTYSQLNSSTTRENLVCAVGTAAKKQLSGINLPAVTGWLWRIQEKEPDPDYRCDQLITLYELKEAKALEAIDSLYSGTTSPTKRVELIHRITDFIRWQPKEAGQDALIDWLWKVAGTDTSPYCRQECLSVLYTDLGQEKALEQYVQDTDQNGVMGLTQENQVFMVGGLNWQFLKAASQKYPQSYLARGIKAYEAVRGIPYFEIDRINEKQSPAAGEPPYWDGQYPPYGDEQYQPDREIPGWEKFLAEFPRHPASDDAAYRLARCYEIKGRFADAVKTIQKARFSTDGDIRYAAAGRMVYILDVRMTYEQLKELSLEKLDPALQAFINYSLAVREIRREDYPRAASQLEEFLKQEENLATDKHILPFDNFLGNEQYDFHGAVKKQLDEVNKLDNLKSQWEKSKTTIDLYNLAAAIFHNQMLYYNHLWAGQRQYYNWLEYITYQMGRGHAPVEMAAFMREMINYNHSLPYFQQVYLDPSSSPELKAKALYSTGLCYTGLHDWGEDAAFAFNSLDTRKKIISTYQQFVEEYPDSSMADDALLALGSYTGNTGYLQKIIKEYPDGDMLEKAKKLMPDLESPYYSSSHLFGSSVPFKILSLNDESIPPKVKEWAAANSLRSFSGTKISGEWSYMFISAGEKPTAGYSVGIIGIYSDNSSKLKVRYKINNPAFCEIVAQVISYPSILLRIPTSAAPVEFVEESPQ; encoded by the coding sequence ATGATTAAAATCAAAGCGGCGATTACTATATTAGTCCAATTCTTTTTAATTTCCGCCATTATCACCGGATTCCCCGGCAAACCCCAGGAAATTTGGGCCACCGAACAAAATCAGCCGGCAAATGAGGCCGGACAGGCAGCAGGCCAGTCGCTGCCTGAATTAAAAGAAAGATTGTGGAAGGCCACGGACAGGCAAGAAATCAAAAATATTGTTGCGATATTTAACGCCATACCGGGACCTGATGCCCAAGCGGCACATATTCTACTGGATTATCTGAAAGACGATCTCAGGGTAGAAGCCGGAAACATTGTAGATGCCCTGGTTAAGTTGATGACAGAGGAGCAGATCAGTCAACTGGCTAAGGAAATCGGCACCTACAGTCCGGCTAATTCTTACCGGTACCTGGTTTCGGTTTTGGCTGTCCGCATCAGTAACCCGAATGATTTGACCAACGCCATGCTTTCTCTGCAAGATGAATATGTTTCCGAGGTATACCTGCAACTTATGACACAAACCTGGCCCAAAATTTTTACCGACCCAGCCACAGGAGTACAATGGCTGGATGACACTTATAGCCAATTAAACAGTTCCACAACCCGGGAAAACCTTGTTTGTGCCGTTGGAACGGCAGCTAAAAAACAATTGAGCGGGATTAACCTCCCGGCTGTTACCGGTTGGCTGTGGCGCATTCAAGAAAAAGAACCGGACCCGGATTACCGATGTGATCAGTTGATCACCCTTTACGAACTAAAAGAAGCCAAAGCGTTGGAAGCAATAGACAGCCTCTATTCCGGTACTACGTCTCCAACAAAAAGAGTTGAATTAATCCATAGAATTACTGATTTCATCCGTTGGCAGCCGAAAGAAGCCGGTCAAGACGCTTTAATCGACTGGCTGTGGAAAGTTGCCGGTACAGATACATCGCCATATTGCCGTCAGGAATGCCTTTCTGTGCTATACACGGATTTGGGTCAGGAAAAAGCACTGGAACAGTATGTACAGGATACGGACCAAAACGGGGTAATGGGTCTGACTCAGGAAAATCAGGTTTTTATGGTGGGTGGTCTAAACTGGCAGTTTTTGAAAGCCGCCAGCCAAAAATACCCGCAAAGCTACCTGGCCCGGGGAATCAAAGCGTACGAAGCAGTGCGGGGCATACCTTATTTTGAAATAGACCGCATCAATGAAAAACAATCTCCAGCTGCCGGGGAACCTCCTTACTGGGACGGACAGTATCCCCCTTACGGGGACGAGCAGTATCAGCCAGACCGGGAAATTCCCGGCTGGGAAAAGTTTTTAGCTGAATTCCCCCGCCATCCCGCTTCGGATGACGCTGCCTATCGTCTGGCTCGGTGTTACGAGATCAAGGGGCGTTTTGCCGATGCCGTAAAAACGATACAAAAAGCGCGCTTTTCAACCGACGGAGATATACGCTATGCAGCCGCCGGCAGGATGGTCTACATACTGGATGTGCGGATGACTTACGAGCAGTTAAAGGAGCTGTCTTTGGAAAAACTGGACCCGGCTCTGCAGGCTTTTATCAACTACTCCCTGGCCGTCAGAGAAATTCGCCGTGAGGATTATCCCCGGGCAGCTTCCCAACTGGAGGAATTTTTAAAGCAGGAAGAAAACCTGGCCACTGACAAGCATATATTACCATTCGACAATTTCCTTGGCAATGAGCAATATGATTTCCACGGCGCGGTTAAAAAGCAGTTAGACGAAGTAAATAAGCTGGACAATTTAAAATCTCAATGGGAAAAATCAAAAACAACAATTGATTTGTACAACCTGGCGGCGGCTATCTTTCATAACCAAATGCTCTACTATAATCACTTATGGGCCGGACAGCGGCAATATTATAACTGGCTGGAGTATATCACCTACCAAATGGGCCGCGGACATGCACCCGTGGAAATGGCTGCTTTTATGCGGGAGATGATCAACTATAACCACAGCCTGCCGTATTTTCAGCAGGTTTACCTGGATCCGTCCTCTTCACCGGAACTAAAGGCCAAAGCCCTTTACTCTACCGGCCTTTGTTACACCGGCCTGCATGACTGGGGAGAAGACGCCGCTTTCGCCTTCAACTCATTGGATACCAGGAAGAAAATAATCTCCACTTACCAGCAATTTGTCGAAGAATATCCGGACAGTTCTATGGCTGATGACGCGTTACTGGCACTTGGCTCTTATACCGGCAACACCGGTTACCTGCAAAAAATTATCAAAGAATACCCTGATGGGGACATGCTGGAAAAAGCAAAAAAATTAATGCCAGACCTGGAATCACCCTACTATAGCTCTTCTCACCTGTTCGGATCGTCTGTGCCCTTTAAGATATTATCTCTTAATGACGAAAGCATTCCGCCGAAAGTCAAGGAATGGGCGGCTGCCAACTCTTTACGGTCTTTTAGCGGCACCAAAATCTCCGGTGAATGGAGCTACATGTTTATTTCGGCTGGAGAAAAGCCTACAGCCGGTTATAGTGTGGGGATAATCGGCATTTATTCGGACAACAGCAGCAAATTAAAAGTTCGTTACAAAATAAACAATCCGGCGTTCTGTGAGATAGTTGCGCAGGTGATTAGCTATCCATCGATTCTGCTGCGAATCCCGACAAGCGCTGCGCCGGTGGAATTCGTAGAGGAAAGCCCGCAATAA
- a CDS encoding transposase encodes MSWSKDEAIIPELEKTDDIFVLLTNHDKEKVDANELLTRYRGRNDIEISFEFLKGSLDLQQIFLRNPERVDDYCFLKVLAMLVLNLAAWLLAKNGKKMSPQKIQKELGDLTILEQRLQPIGIRHWNGTNTPNTIDVLVNLFNLPHTLELIKVINSAINFSYHIEKWFKDNLRK; translated from the coding sequence ATGTCCTGGTCAAAAGATGAAGCAATAATTCCAGAGCTTGAGAAAACCGACGATATCTTTGTGCTTTTAACCAACCACGACAAAGAGAAGGTTGATGCTAACGAACTGCTTACCCGCTATCGTGGTAGGAATGATATCGAAATCAGTTTTGAGTTTTTGAAGGGTTCTCTTGATTTACAACAGATATTCCTTCGCAATCCTGAAAGGGTAGATGACTATTGCTTTTTAAAAGTATTGGCTATGCTTGTGCTTAATTTAGCAGCCTGGCTGTTGGCTAAAAATGGCAAAAAGATGTCTCCCCAAAAAATACAGAAAGAACTTGGCGACCTAACTATCTTAGAACAAAGGTTGCAGCCTATTGGTATACGCCATTGGAATGGGACGAATACTCCTAATACCATTGATGTATTGGTTAACCTGTTTAACTTACCACATACACTTGAATTAATAAAGGTTATTAATTCAGCAATCAATTTTTCTTATCATATTGAGAAATGGTTTAAGGATAATTTAAGAAAATAA
- a CDS encoding tyrosine-type recombinase/integrase: MRTNIEHLNAHSIRHSFCHELVSRKTPLDVVARLAGHVKNDGTPNIQQILTYTTGRGWFTEGCR, from the coding sequence ATCAGAACTAATATCGAGCATTTAAACGCTCACTCAATCCGGCACAGTTTTTGCCATGAACTGGTTAGCCGTAAGACACCCCTGGATGTGGTAGCACGTTTGGCAGGTCATGTTAAAAACGATGGCACCCCAAATATTCAGCAGATATTAACATACACAACCGGGCGAGGATGGTTTACAGAGGGTTGTAGATGA